Proteins found in one Deltaproteobacteria bacterium genomic segment:
- a CDS encoding response regulator, producing MNAKAQVLVVEDDPDVADMLTELLGLEGYRVLQAREGREALAMLRGGALPDVILLDLMMPEMNGWQFRQAQLADERFANVPVVVLSADTLTREKALALGASVGLRKPVDIERLLEVLESIGAPHGPTVGA from the coding sequence ATGAACGCCAAGGCCCAGGTGCTGGTGGTGGAGGACGACCCCGACGTCGCCGACATGCTCACCGAGCTGCTGGGGCTCGAGGGCTACCGGGTGCTGCAAGCGCGCGAGGGCCGCGAGGCGCTGGCCATGCTCCGCGGCGGCGCGCTGCCCGACGTGATCTTGCTGGATCTGATGATGCCGGAGATGAACGGCTGGCAGTTTCGCCAGGCGCAGCTCGCCGACGAACGCTTCGCCAACGTGCCGGTGGTGGTGCTCTCGGCGGACACCCTCACGCGCGAGAAGGCGCTGGCGCTCGGCGCGAGCGTGGGGCTGCGCAAGCCGGTGGACATCGAGCGGCTCCTGGAGGTGCTCGAGTCGATCGGCGCGCCCCATGGCCCGACGGTTGGCGCATAA
- a CDS encoding DEAD/DEAH box helicase → MFQLRDYQKRALDDARSAFRAGKKRSLIVAPTGAGKTVIACAFIQGAQQRGSRTLFLAHRIELIEQTSRKLTDLGIEHGIIKAGIDPARERPEALVQVAAIATLDRRRDSLREFQVVIVDEAHHAKADSWSRVIEATKYKALLGLTATPYRTDGRALGDLFDALIQVSSLAELVEQGHLVEPRVFGRDEPDLSSVKKVGNDYNQGDLGRVMDQPVLIDGIVREWKKLAVGRTTVVFATTKEHSRHIVEAFQREGVRAGHVDGDMPESQRAAVLGRLASGELEVVSNCQILTEGWDLPRCSAVVLARPTQSRSLWKQMCGRALRPCPEVGKQDCFILDHAGCWKRHGFLTDPEKPSLEGREPRQSDAPVFSCRFCGAEFRGRPRYCPECDRELPRREVEDVLLAAESVEDQLVEVGPVRNEREFFHQLLREARSARNEPMAARLAFRRRIGNWPKRELDSREPLLEVGWDTITKRPFWVIPLDSKPIAPVPKVAAQPPAPEGESAIRIGVRNLVACPACSAKRGQNCIQQRGDTRQTNHKERVAAANEVALGASCPECGASARALCVSSYGDRKNAHAGRLNNALAGRR, encoded by the coding sequence ATGTTCCAGCTCCGCGACTACCAGAAGCGCGCCCTCGACGATGCGCGCTCCGCGTTTCGGGCAGGCAAGAAGCGCTCCCTGATCGTAGCGCCCACCGGCGCCGGCAAGACGGTCATCGCCTGCGCTTTCATCCAGGGCGCTCAGCAGCGGGGGAGCCGAACACTCTTTCTCGCGCATCGCATCGAGCTCATCGAGCAGACCTCGCGGAAGCTTACCGACCTCGGCATCGAGCACGGGATCATCAAGGCTGGCATCGACCCCGCGCGCGAGCGTCCCGAGGCACTCGTCCAGGTCGCGGCCATCGCCACGCTCGACCGTCGCCGCGACTCGCTCCGAGAGTTCCAGGTCGTCATCGTCGATGAGGCGCACCACGCCAAGGCCGACTCGTGGAGCCGGGTCATCGAAGCCACCAAGTACAAGGCGCTCTTGGGCCTGACGGCGACGCCGTATCGCACCGACGGCCGCGCGCTCGGCGATCTCTTCGACGCGTTGATTCAAGTCTCGTCGCTGGCCGAGCTCGTGGAGCAGGGCCACCTCGTCGAGCCGCGTGTGTTCGGTCGCGATGAGCCCGACCTCTCCAGCGTGAAGAAGGTCGGCAACGACTACAACCAGGGCGACCTCGGCCGCGTGATGGACCAACCCGTGCTCATCGACGGCATTGTGCGCGAGTGGAAGAAGCTCGCCGTCGGCCGGACGACCGTGGTCTTCGCCACCACGAAGGAGCACAGCCGCCACATCGTGGAGGCGTTTCAGCGTGAAGGCGTCCGTGCGGGGCACGTCGATGGAGACATGCCCGAATCCCAGCGGGCAGCGGTCCTCGGACGGTTGGCGTCGGGCGAGCTGGAGGTCGTGTCCAACTGCCAGATCCTCACCGAGGGCTGGGATCTCCCGCGCTGCTCAGCGGTCGTGCTGGCGCGGCCCACGCAGTCGCGCTCGCTCTGGAAGCAGATGTGCGGCCGCGCGCTGCGGCCGTGTCCTGAGGTCGGCAAGCAGGACTGCTTCATCCTCGACCACGCCGGGTGCTGGAAGCGGCACGGCTTCCTAACCGACCCCGAGAAGCCCTCGCTGGAGGGCCGCGAGCCCCGGCAGTCCGATGCTCCGGTCTTCTCTTGTCGGTTCTGCGGCGCCGAGTTCCGCGGGCGTCCAAGGTATTGCCCGGAGTGCGACCGGGAGCTTCCTCGCCGCGAGGTCGAGGACGTGCTGCTGGCCGCCGAGAGCGTCGAAGACCAACTGGTCGAGGTCGGGCCCGTTCGCAACGAGCGCGAGTTCTTCCACCAGTTGCTTCGCGAGGCGCGTTCAGCGCGGAATGAACCCATGGCGGCAAGGCTGGCGTTCAGGCGCCGCATTGGCAACTGGCCCAAGCGTGAGCTCGACTCGCGGGAGCCGCTTCTTGAGGTCGGTTGGGACACCATTACCAAGCGCCCGTTCTGGGTCATTCCGCTCGACTCCAAACCGATCGCGCCAGTTCCGAAGGTCGCCGCGCAGCCGCCCGCGCCCGAGGGCGAGTCGGCCATTCGGATCGGCGTACGGAACCTCGTGGCGTGTCCCGCGTGTTCCGCGAAGAGAGGGCAGAACTGCATCCAGCAGCGGGGTGACACGAGGCAGACGAACCACAAGGAGCGCGTGGCCGCGGCCAACGAGGTCGCGCTCGGCGCGAGCTGCCCCGAGTGCGGTGCGTCCGCTCGCGCCTTGTGCGTGAGCAGCTACGGCGACCGCAAGAACGCGCACGCGGGGCGCCTCAACAACGCGCTGGCAGGTCGCCGGTAG
- the dgt gene encoding dNTP triphosphohydrolase translates to MANNKKAQTGRPRNATKTPADPANAPDTSKRRSSQAPAATAPADTALARPTQVKRTDRRHSEGRPDGTRTAFKRDRDRVLYSDAFRRLAGVTQVVHAAEGHGFHNRLTHSLKVAQVGRRVAERLATDVDLSAAAGGIDPDVVETASLAHDLGHPPFGHIAEEELHAQIQAVGVEDGFEGNAQSFRIVTRAAIRSNEHLGLNLTRASLNAILKYPWAHGAAGKKSKKWGHFFSETEDFNFARQMTPGEKQSNEASLMDWADDITYAVHDVEDFYRVGTIPLDRLLSGKGPERVQFIDAAVARWAESEQVDPAAKDKANRFFDLLGPFIPDELRSPYSGTRAQRAALNQLSSMLITRFVLAINFVEAAGSVGLRFEEAKAFEVKTLKSLMVHYVYRNPALVAQQFGQRRVVAELFKILFDAAKPGARDAGVIPMPYRDLLDEVNRGGPCVRSPEDQSRERARLVADIIASLTEQQALEFHQRLAGISPGSVLESIIR, encoded by the coding sequence ATGGCCAACAACAAGAAGGCACAGACCGGTCGCCCCCGCAATGCGACTAAGACGCCTGCCGACCCAGCCAATGCTCCGGACACCTCGAAGAGGCGTTCGTCGCAGGCTCCCGCGGCCACTGCCCCCGCGGACACCGCTCTCGCGCGGCCAACGCAAGTCAAGCGTACGGATCGCCGGCACAGCGAAGGTAGACCGGACGGCACGCGGACGGCATTCAAGCGTGACCGGGATCGCGTTCTGTACTCCGACGCGTTCCGCAGATTGGCTGGGGTCACCCAGGTCGTCCACGCTGCCGAAGGCCACGGGTTCCACAACCGGCTCACACATTCGCTGAAGGTGGCGCAAGTCGGGCGACGCGTCGCTGAGAGGCTCGCCACCGATGTCGATCTATCCGCAGCAGCGGGTGGCATCGACCCAGATGTCGTTGAGACGGCGAGCCTCGCCCACGACCTTGGGCACCCTCCCTTTGGACACATCGCAGAGGAGGAACTACACGCCCAGATTCAGGCCGTCGGTGTCGAGGATGGTTTTGAAGGGAACGCACAGTCCTTCCGAATCGTGACCCGAGCCGCGATTCGCTCAAACGAGCATCTCGGGCTCAATCTCACTCGCGCATCGCTCAACGCGATTCTGAAGTATCCGTGGGCCCACGGCGCCGCCGGCAAGAAGAGCAAGAAGTGGGGGCACTTCTTCAGCGAGACAGAAGACTTCAACTTCGCTCGCCAGATGACTCCTGGCGAGAAGCAATCCAACGAAGCGAGCCTGATGGACTGGGCTGACGACATCACCTATGCGGTGCACGACGTGGAAGACTTCTATCGCGTTGGGACGATTCCGCTCGATCGGCTGCTCTCGGGCAAAGGCCCAGAGCGCGTCCAGTTCATCGATGCGGCAGTCGCTCGGTGGGCCGAGTCCGAACAAGTGGATCCCGCTGCGAAGGACAAGGCGAACAGGTTCTTCGACTTGCTCGGTCCATTCATTCCCGACGAACTTCGGAGTCCATACAGCGGAACGCGCGCTCAGCGAGCAGCTCTGAACCAACTGAGCTCGATGCTGATCACGCGGTTCGTGCTCGCAATCAACTTCGTAGAGGCCGCTGGCTCCGTCGGCCTGCGGTTCGAGGAAGCCAAAGCCTTCGAGGTGAAGACACTCAAGAGCCTTATGGTGCACTACGTCTACCGTAACCCTGCTCTCGTCGCTCAGCAGTTTGGGCAGCGAAGAGTCGTGGCGGAACTCTTCAAGATCCTCTTCGACGCCGCGAAGCCAGGTGCAAGAGATGCCGGGGTGATTCCCATGCCGTACCGCGATCTGCTTGACGAGGTGAATCGCGGAGGACCTTGCGTCCGATCGCCTGAAGACCAGAGTCGAGAGCGAGCGAGGCTCGTGGCTGACATCATCGCGAGCCTCACAGAGCAACAAGCACTTGAGTTCCATCAGCGGCTCGCCGGGATCAGCCCAGGCTCTGTGCTTGAGAGCATCATCCGGTGA
- the tnpB gene encoding IS66 family insertion sequence element accessory protein TnpB: MIGSTRRFSVFAYARPADLRKGFDGLFALVKRELQRDPLSGDVFLFTSRTRKRAKLLYWDGTGLCVFAKRIERGCVAALWREQLQQARARFFGDKREKRPGGKQTGHGPREQKHLEIVPRVHALDVADKLYPKCLGGGARLKGARQHESVCAER; this comes from the coding sequence GTGATCGGCTCGACGCGGCGGTTCTCGGTCTTCGCGTACGCGCGACCTGCGGACCTGCGCAAGGGCTTCGACGGCCTCTTCGCGCTGGTGAAGCGCGAGCTCCAGCGGGATCCGCTCTCGGGCGACGTGTTCCTCTTCACCAGCCGGACGCGGAAGCGCGCCAAGCTGCTCTACTGGGACGGAACGGGGCTGTGTGTCTTCGCGAAGCGCATCGAGCGCGGCTGCGTTGCGGCGCTGTGGCGTGAACAGCTGCAGCAGGCGCGGGCGCGGTTCTTCGGGGACAAGCGCGAGAAGCGGCCGGGCGGGAAGCAGACCGGACACGGCCCGCGCGAGCAGAAGCATCTGGAGATCGTGCCCCGGGTCCACGCGCTCGACGTGGCGGACAAGCTGTACCCCAAGTGCCTCGGCGGAGGGGCTAGGCTGAAGGGTGCCAGGCAGCACGAGTCCGTTTGCGCGGAGCGATGA